The DNA segment AACAGAGTGCCCTGGATGCCCTTAATTAATTGCATGGATTTCAAAGAATGATGGCTGAATTAGCTAATGAGATTCCCTTGGAACTGTCCCTGTtgagctggaaggaaagaaattaaacagttaTATAGCATTGCTTTTTCCATTATACCACATATTAAACAGATTTTCCTCATTAATGTGTATATGCATACCAGACTATTAACAGAGAGCTGATGAACAGAGATGTATATCTTACCTTTTAAGGAATTTATTGCTGCTAATTCTTTCACATCGGAATAGTAATGATTCAACAGAAGAGCAAGTGTGTACTTCAGTCTTTggggtggctttttttcctgaccaCATGAGTTTCTTCAGCAAAGTATCTTGCACCTCGCAAGAAGAAATTCTCCGCAAAAATCACTCTGAACATTTCCAAAACATTATTACTGAACGAGACCTTGCCGTCAGTTGTAAAAAAAGGTCACGCGTCCAGTTCTCTATTTCACAAAACTAGGTTCTACTGAATAACACAAACCATTTGTACCACTGTAACGTGGACCTTGGACCTTATGCCAGTTTGTACCAGTTGGGACAACTGGTCAGGAAGAGAAGCCCTGCTTCTACCAGGCCATGGAATGGACAGTGCCTGAAGCAAAATCTCTGGCCAACGAGAATTATAACCGGAGAATATCATGTTCAAAACCAGAGAATATCATGTTCAACCTGCCTGCCTTTCAGTGATTCAGTGAGACACCGGTGTGGGGGCTGAGTGACCCCAGGATTTCTCCAGGTCTACCCGGAAGAGGAAGAAACCTTCTTAAGAAGATCACCCCAATTCTCTCACGCAGGGTGCCAAGCAAGTGATAAGGTGCTTATCTCCCTCCTTTAAACACATATTAACCTACCAGTCCCAAGCAAGCTGGTGTAATTGTATCAGAGAACCATGTTGCACAGAGGTACCGGGTGGACCTTATACTTGAAAAAGATACCTCACTGAGACTACTCAAGGACCGGTAGAGAAGAACAAGGATATGGCTAACACCGAAACATAAATGATGATACATTGAGGTACTATTGGTCTTAAATTGCGTGTTTAAGAGACAACAATTACAGACTTATTGCAGAAGACATAAGGAAACTCATCtggaaattacaaaaaaacccaaacaaacagagaAGTGACCACGTATCAATTAATACAAAGCTCCTGCCTAGTCTCAGTTTGTCTTTTGTTGATGAAGAGCAACATCGTGACACTGAGTTGAGTTGCTACCATTTTATTCATAAAAGACAGCAGCCCTCTGGTGGGTGCCCATTTTTATGAATTAGCTGCAAAGCAAGTGGCTGCAAAACAGAGAACTGTGAATGGCCAGAGGAGAATGGGGCAAATGAATCCTAACCCCAATGCCCTCACAACATTACCCTGCCATGGCTTGTTGAGCCAGGACTCCTCCCTCATTTCATGTATCCTCCAAGCAGATGTCTGCACAAGAGCTGGAAAGACTCTGCTCCTAGTCAATGGAGAGATTTAGGCATTTTTGGTGCAATTAATCAGAGCTAATTCCAGTTCCACCTGAGAGTAACCATTCTGCCACTGCAGTGCTCTTGGAACAACAGGCTTCCAGCTGCAGTGACAGAGAGGAGTGCATTTCATCTATGGTGTGTGTCAGCCCCACGTGAATGGCTCGGATACCTTAGGGTTCTTACAAGGACACCGTACACTTGACACGCACCCTTAACATTTAGCCAGAAGAACCTCAACCCTTGTGCAAGcatcaataaaataaatgagaaacaactgctttcttctgcattgcCAGGGAGGTGTTTTAAATGCAGGGTTTTTTCATCTGCACACTCTGGAGGGTGTTTCCAACCACAATGGTTGCACTGTTAGCTTGGTACAATTAGGTAGACACTGTACAGATATTCAAAACATGatcatttttccccccttttccctttGAAGATTGCTGTCAGTCTCCACAGAGAAAGGCAAGACCTCAGATTTATTTTGCTAAGATAAGCTATGGCAGGTGGACGCTAAATTTATTTGCTTAACGTTTAAAATATTCACAATAAGTTTCTTCTCTAGACAGCACAGATATGTTATATACTGACTTCAGGAGGAGGCGCAACTCACTCTGGATCTATCTATTCCTCTCCACTGCCCATAAAAGAACACCTGCAGGCAAGGTTCATCTCATTGTTTAGATACCAGGTTCAGATCCCTGGAGTTCTTTCCAGCCAACATTTCTATGACTGTAACAATctcaaatacagagaaataatttctgaatgctGAAAGTGAGACCAGGAAATGCCAGAGTAAATACTTCTTATGATTTTTATCCTAGACTTAGCCTTATGCTTTTAAGATCAGCTAACGGCTTGGAGATGCTGCACATTTACACTTCAGTCAACCACAGAATCCTGCGCGGTCCATCCATTCTTTAGTCCCATCTCCTGCCTTCGTGAAGGGCCAGGTATGACGATCCCTGCAAGGCAGTCATTTGGCTGCTCATTTAGAACTTTCTGAAGTAGATTCCTCATTATTCTTTGACAaccccttttctccttccttcgtCACCACGCTGCACAATTCCTCCAACTGGAAGGATTTCCGTTCTCTCTCTTACATTGAGAACTCAGTTTTATTGGATCATTCCATCAGAGAACAGATAAAGGAATTCATGACCATTTTCTTTATCTCTCCATGTATAAAAAGACTGGTGCAGGTATGatattccctcctcttcctttctatGGCCACAGTCTTCTAGACTAAAACATTCATTCTTCTAATGCTCAATCAGATGGGGTTTCttgcctctttttcctctcaaaatcGGCAATATATTGCTTTCTACGGATGTGCTTTCCAAGTGAAATTGAGGAACATATCTCGGGAACACCCATGGCTTTTCCAGAGGCTTAGATATCCCAGTATGTTCTTGCTGGGACATTTTATTTTACCGTTTATTTGCAGAAACTTAGCAAGATGTTAGAGAAAGGCTCACGATGGCAAGTTATGCCTAAAAATAGAGCCATTTGGCTAGGTCCCTGTCATTTACCCGTCAGGAATGGTAATCCCCTTACCTCCCAGATGGATGATGATGCGATAATGCATTCTTTGGACCTTATGGGAGGAATCCCCTTCTATTAAAACGTCATCTGCTAAATCCTGATTTGATAATGCAGGGCTATGTCTGAATCCTTGAGGTAATTGGGTAAAAGTGTACTGAATTCCATGCCAAGTGAATCTCTCTTGACCCTCAGGTTTTAAGGGGAACATGAAAATCATATCTTTTAGATCCACGGCAGCCATCCAAGGATGGGACGTTTGCTCTACAGTAAAAACAAGATATGTGATAGATGAGATGGCAGTGTGTAGGGGtccattatttttattcagtttacCATCAAATGCTGGGTGCCATTAGGTTTACAAACAGGCCACACAGGAGAATCATATGGGGGATGAGCTTTCTGAATAATACTCCGTCGTTCTAAATCCTGAACAAGAGTAGTTACGCCTAGTGTGTCTTTAGGGCTAATACAATATTGTCGTACATGAATCAAGGCACTTTTGGGTAATTCAGGTGTGGCCTGTAATAGACAGTAGAACCCTCAGCTGGTACTTTATCTATAGAGACTGTGGAGTTTTGAATCCGAGGGTTTGGCACCCAATGCCTAATGCAGTActaatgcattttaatatatCCATACCTAATGTATTTAAGGTCCTTACCATCACTATGGGTCTCGGCATTCTTCCGTTTGGCAGGGTCAACTTTATCATAGCTACTGGGAGCTTTTGCCTTTCCCAGTGATCCATGTTATATAAATCCTTTCTTGAGTTATCTGGATCAACCCAGGGGTGTCCCTAGCTTTAATGATCAACCGTTAATGAGGTTCCTGTGTCCATGTGAAAGCGGACAGAATATTTATCATTTACCACCAAAGGTATACGAGGACTTTTACTAATATTAGTTCCAAAAATTTCAGCCACTTCAGGCTGAAACTCCCTGGACTGGAAGTTGGGAGTTCCTCCATTACTTTCCCAAAGCTGGGGGTGGAGCAGCAGATGCAGAAATTTCCTCTAGCACCTTCCCAACATTCAGGCTGCAGGTGCAATCCCTCTCACAGTTATCCTATAGTTTCTGTACAGTGGGTATAAGGAATCTCTCTAACTGTCCTGTCATAAACGGTATTCCTTGGGGGGAGGCCCATAAATATCTCTGTTCTGGATCTCACTCCTGTCTGTCAGGGTGTCTTTTTGTGTGAGACTGATTCCTTTTAACAGGGGTCTTAGAATATTTTGTCCCCATTCTTATTATTCTGACCTCCCTTTGACATTTGGACCATCCTTACCTGCCCTTCCTTTTGATATACCACCTTCTCAGGGGTTCCCAGAAAGGCTGTCCAGTTCTGCAGCCTTTGAGCCATCATGGTGCTCCAGTCATGTGTTTCACTGTGTAACATTAAGGCCAGGCTTTTTGGTCACCCAGGTGCTGCATTTTGCAATAGTTTTGACTTCCCTCCTGCTGTTGCTATCATGGACATCATATTCGGGCGTATAACACCTTGCTCATTAAGGACATCCTGGGCAGCCACCGTCAGTATCCCCTTAGCTAGACTGTTGGGAGTATTCTAGGGAGGGGGAAGGTTATAACCTCGTGATCCTTGCAGTTGCCTAAAATCATGCATTATTGAAGATAATAGAGAAAAGGTGTTCTGTCCAGTCCCTGCCCTAGGTTTCTGAAGTAATATCCCTCTTCCCAATAATATTTGACTGGCCTCATTCTGATCAAGAATAATGGCTACAGCAGGACCGTGCCAGCCATCCTAACCAATCCTCAGTTCTTAGCTTCTTCTGCACTGTATGACACAGTGGTCGTAGTAACCTgaggcaggggtggggggtgcATCCTGTGGctctggcaggggctggaggtTGTACTGTGGCAGTTTTAATCATAGGGTACAAGAGGGCCACTGGGGTGGCATCTCTTACCTCATATGGGTCAGGCTCAGGTAACAGTGTGGCTGAGGTAGGGGCAAAAGGCCCTGGGCACagtgacggctcatgttcagccggctgtcgaccaacacccccaggtccttttccgacaggcagcttttccagccactcttccccaagcctgtagcgctgcatggggttgttgtggcccaagtgcaggacccggcacttgcccttgttgaatctcatacagttggcctcggcccatcgatccagcctgtccaggtccctctgcagagccttcctaccctcgagcaggtcaacgctcccgcccaacttggtgtcgtctgcaaactgactgagggtgcactcaatcccctcatccagatcatcgataaagattttgaacaagaccggccccagtactgagccctggggaacaccgctcgtgaccggccaccaactggattgaactccattcaccacaactctgtgggcccggccgtccagccagtttttgacccagcgcagagtacacctgtctaagccgtgagccgccagcttctctaggagaatgctgtgggagacggtgtcaaaggccttactgaagtccaagtagaccacatccacagcctttccctcgtccactaggcgggtcacctgctcatagaaggagatcaggttggtcaagcaggacctgcctctcatgagcccatgctggctgggcctgatcccctggttgtcccacacatgccttgtgagcgccctcaagatgaaccgctccataatcttcctcGTCTAATCTTAGACACATTATGACATCTGGGACAATCGAACAGGTTTGGTAGATAAGACACAGAACCTATATGAGATGCTTACCATTCTGGAGTGGCAAATAAGTGACAAAAAGTTGGAAGTTAGATGTGTTTTCTCTCCTGAGTATTCTACTCTCCAGATAGTTCTTTGGCCTTATACAACTTTCTTATtgtctaaaaataaacattactCTTAAGATCCTCCCACAACCACAATTTTAAGTGCCCCTAGGAAAAGTGCTAAGGGAGTTATTTTGCAAATGATTAAGAGCAGCTAGATGAAGGGAGGtgctaatttttttccaaagagagaaATGACATGAATCGTGAGACAATCTAGAGCTTTTCAGGTGTAGTCAGGGTTATTTACCGAGAAGGCGGAAATGCAAGAACAAGGGATGTATAAAAGATGAAAAGGGAAACTCTCATACAATTTCATAAAAGTCTTTGAGTATGACACAGTGAAAGTCTGATGATGTTCTACACTAGCGACACTCATCCATCAAGAAATGGTAAATGAATTAACATGGTAAGTTCTTTCAAGACCAGAAATGAATGGGGAAAAGCTGTGttatgtttttcttggaaaatagATGGGAGTGtgaaatgtcattttacatttctgcatttaCAACATTTCTCTAcgtattttttgccttttcttagtttCCTTCTTTATGAAaacattctgttttaaaacatgaaaacatctttcattttcaaCTGtcttatgcaaagaaaaaaatacttagttttattttttccccttctctcatacaacttatgagaaagaaaaaaaagggtaaaaagacATTTGAAACCATTTCCAAGCAactgaaaagccttttctttcttcttttaaaaataagtaaaaaaaccccaaccaaaatcCAGTCAAGTTTAATGGcagtggaaattaaaaaaaggaatcgTTATTTTGATGCTAATAAAATattgcccccccccaaaaaaaaataaaaaaaagttttgcagtaAAGATTAGCATATCCTCACCATGTGGCTTAAATCAGGGTGTCTTGTAGATACCAGCAGTGGagatctccatctctctgtctttcctcctCAACCTCATAGCTCAAAATATCCTTTGATCTCATTGTGAGGTTCAGAACTTTATCTGAAAAACATTATTCAGCACTGGCAGCTTCAGCATAATGAAAGATGGGGCGTTGTTTTGGGCTAAAAGCCAAGTGGAAGCGAAAGACAAGTTAGAGATTTTCTGCCCACATCCTGTATAGATTGCAACCAAGCTATCTTCATTAGGACTACTTAAGGTGAAAGCTATTGCCCACGCTGAGCAATAGTATAGTTTTGGTTGTTCCTATAGATATGCACATAAAGGGGTCATGTATTTGCTTCTGTAAATCTTGAGAGTGAGTGTGTCAATGCAGTGCTAGGTGTAAGCATGAGGGGGATGGAAGGGAGGGTGGGGATTTTGCATCCAGGTGCATAAACACACTTGTGTTTCTGTGTGGttgcatgtgtgtacatataacTGCGTGCCTGTATCTCTGAATGATTGTTTATGTGAGTGGTTTAAATATGCACGCTTCTGAATAAGCTTATGTGTCAGGTTGTAGAAGAATATCTAGACcttcaaactgaaaaatgctgGTATTTCCCTAAGTCCATTCAGGTGGCTTACAAAGCTATTTGAACTACAGCCAGCCCATCTTATTTTATCATTCCACTGTCAATTTCTGAAGATACTCACCTGCAACATCATCACAATAGGTTAAactgctggatttattttttcttcagatggaGAATGAGGAAGATCTGAATTTGGGAAACATCACAAGAGTAACTCAATTCATCCTGCTGGGTTTCAGTCATCTTGCCCAACTCCAGCTCTTACTCTCTGTGGTAGTTCTCTTGGTCTTCACAGTCACTATGATGGGAAACATTCTCATTGTCCTTATTGCAACTGTTGATCCTGCCCTTCATACACCCATGTACTATTTTCTTAAGAATTGGTCTTTGACTGAGATCTGCTATAGCTTAGATATTGTGCCAAAAATGCTGATAAATTTGTTGTCAGAAAGGAATACCTCTTCTTTCACAGCTTGTGCTTTACAATTGAACTTGATCATGCTCTTTATCATGTCTGAGTGTTTCCTGTTAGCGATCATGGCTTGTGACCGATATGTCGCAGTTTGCCACCCATTACACTATGCTATCATCATGACCAAAAAGACATGTAGgcaaatgtcagcagcagcttgGCTTTCTGGATTCCCTGTAGCAGCTGGGCTCGCTGGTTGGCTATTCAGCATGCCTTTCTGCAAGTCAAACAAAGTCAACCATTTCTTCTGTGACATCTCACCTGTACTGAAATTGGTGTGCTCAGATACCTACGTATTCGAGCTTCTGGTGTTCATTGCCACTCTGCTTATCATGGTGCTGCCATTTATCCTAATCGTCATCTCCTACATCTacatcatagaatcagagaatcatagaatagtttgggttggaagggaccactaaaggtcatctcgtccaacccccctgccgtgggcagggacatcttcaactaaatcaggttgctcagagccccgtccaacctgacctggaatgtttccagggatggggcatccacccaccacctctctggacaacctgtccagtgtttcaccaccctcagcataaaaaatttcttccttctatctagtctaaatctaccccgccTTAGTataagccattcccccttgtcctgtcgcaacaggccctgctaaaaagtttgccgccatcttttttataagccccctttcaagtactgataggctgcaataaggactccccgaagccttctcttctctaggctgaacaaccccaactctctcagcgtttcttcataggagaggtgttccatccccctgatcattttcatggccctcctctggacccgctccaacaggtccgtgtctttcttgtactgtgggctccagagctggacgcagtgctccaggtggggtctcaccagagcagagtagaggggcagaatcacctcccttgacctgctggacacgcttctttggatgcagcccagggtacaacTGGCtgtctgggctgcgagcgcacattgctggctcatgtccagcttttcatccaccagtacccccaagtccttctcggcagggctgctctcaatcccttcattcccaagcctgtattgataccgggggttgccccgacccagctgcaggaccttgcacttggccttgttaaacctcatgaggttcacacaggcccacttctcgagcttgtccaggtccctctggatggcatcccgtccctctggcatgttgaccacaccactcagcttggtgtcgtctgcaaacttgcggaggatgcactcgatcccactgtctatgtcattgatgaagatattaaacagtacccgtcccaatacagacccctgtgggacgccactcgtcaccaatctccatctggacattgagccgttgaccactaccctctggatgcgaccatctaaccaattcctcaccctttaccagacagtccacccatcaaatccatacctctccagtttagagagaaggatgttgtgggggaccgtgtcaaagaccttacagaggtccagatagacgacatctgtagcccttcccgtgtccactgatgcagtcactccatcatagaaggctactaggttaatcaggcaggacttgcccttggtgaagccatgctggctgtctcgaatcacctccctgtcctccatgtgccttagcatagcttccaggaggatctgttccatgatgttcccaggcacagac comes from the Aptenodytes patagonicus chromosome 20, bAptPat1.pri.cur, whole genome shotgun sequence genome and includes:
- the LOC143169188 gene encoding olfactory receptor 10A5-like, with product MENEEDLNLGNITRVTQFILLGFSHLAQLQLLLSVVVLLVFTVTMMGNILIVLIATVDPALHTPMYYFLKNWSLTEICYSLDIVPKMLINLLSERNTSSFTACALQLNLIMLFIMSECFLLAIMACDRYVAVCHPLHYAIIMTKKTCRQMSAAAWLSGFPVAAGLAGWLFSMPFCKSNKVNHFFCDISPVLKLVCSDTYVFELLVFIATLLIMVLPFILIVISYIYIIESENHRIVWMPMAESRQSLFSTCAAHLVVVTLFYCTTCLIHLHPKSSLSPNNKKLVSLSYAAITPMLNPVIYSLRNSDIREALWRAFGRKMLSERLTTLSFFQ